GGTCAGGCGCTTTCAGATATTGGTACGTGTTTACCCCGAAGTCTCAACAGCCGGTTCAGTGTGAGCCCGTGATATCATCTCATTGTTGTTGACGACTCGGCGAAGTTCTTCGTAGGGATTGCGTCCCTGCTGGCGCCATGTCGCCAGCAGGGACAAGATCGTCTCGTGAACGAACATACCTCGATCGTTA
This genomic window from Halobiforma lacisalsi AJ5 contains:
- a CDS encoding zinc-ribbon domain-containing protein translates to MPYCPNCGDQVKDIHHYCGSCGQALSDIGTCLPRSLNSRFSVSP
- a CDS encoding IS66 family transposase — encoded protein: MATLLGKIEGGIDHWLTFVGEPAVSPTNNAAENALREPVVLRKIIGTLRNDRGMFVHETILSLLATWRQQGRNPYEELRRVVNNNEMISRAHTEPAVETSG